One Paroedura picta isolate Pp20150507F chromosome 16, Ppicta_v3.0, whole genome shotgun sequence genomic region harbors:
- the LOC143825784 gene encoding olfactory receptor 6A2-like, with the protein MQWTNKTQVTVFILIGFPGNLRVQLTLFTIFLIVYALTIIENVIIITLIRMNVNLHKPMYLFLSNLSFLEIWYVSVTVPKMLIGFVSEKKDISFPGCMAQLYFFLGLACTECVLLAVMAYDRYVAICNPLRYPAIMSPELCIRLAAGSWLSGFVIAMGKVFFISRLSYCGPNTVNHFFCDVSPLLNLACTDMSLAELMDFLLALLILLGPLSATIASYFCIISTVLRIPSAKGRKKAFSTCTSHLLVVTIFYAASLFIYARPKALTSFDSNKLVSVVYTVLTPLINPIIYCLRNQEFKEALKKATKRLSSGH; encoded by the coding sequence ATGCAATGGACAAACAAGACACAAGTAACTGTATTTATCCTGATAGGTTTTCCTGGAAACCTTCGAGTACAGCTAACACTATTTACCATTTTCCTGATTGTATATGCATTGACAATAATAGAGAATGTGATAATAATAACACTAATCCGGATGAATGTCAACCTTCATAAACCCATGTACCTCTTCCTGAGCAATCTTTCTTTCCTGGAGATCTGGTATGTCTCTGTCACTGTTCCCAAGATGCTTATAGGGTTTGTGTCAGAGAAGAAGGATATTTCTTTCCCTGGTTGCATGgcccaactctacttcttcttggGCCTCGCATGTACGGAGTGTGTCCTTCTAGCTGTTATGGCCTATGACCGCTATGTGGCTATATGCAACCCACTGCGTTATCCAGCTATAATGAGTCCAGAGCTCTGTATCCGTTTAGCAGCTGGCTCTTGGCTGAGCGGCTTTGTCATCGCTATGGGGAAAGTCTTCTTCATCTCACGTCTGAGCTACTGTGGACCTAACACTGTCAACCACTTCTTCTGTGATGTCTCCCCACTTCTCAATCTGGCCTGCACAGACATGTCACTGGCTGAACTCATGGACTTCCTGCTGGCCTTGCTCATCCTCCTTGGCCCACTCTCTGCGACCATTGCCTCCTACTTCTGCATCATATCCACAGTTCTCCGCATCCCTTCAGCCAAAGGGAGGAAAAAAGCATTTTCCACCTGTACCTCACACCTTCTAGTAGTCACCATTTTCTATGCTGCCTCCCTATTCATTTATGCTCGGCCAAAAGCCCTCACGTCATTTGATTCCAACAAACTAGTGTCTGTTGTCTACACTGTCTTAACACCACTGATAAATCCAATCATCTACTGCTTAAGGAACCAGGAGTTCAAGGAAGCTctcaaaaaagcaacaaaaagacTTTCTTCCGGGCACTAA